The Uranotaenia lowii strain MFRU-FL unplaced genomic scaffold, ASM2978415v1 HiC_scaffold_570, whole genome shotgun sequence genome includes the window tttttcccgaaaaatagtaaattttactatttcatagttactagtgctggtaactttaactagtaactagaactctctaacattgattttaataatcctcgcaacaagccctttcatttgacgtttttcccgaaaaatagtaaattttactatttcatagttactagtggtGGTAACTTTTACCAGTTACAAGAAATCTTTAACATTCATTTACTAATCCCAACAAGCCCTCCCACAGTTCCTGGTGCATAAAAAAAGCCGTTGGCTCACACAGCACCACAATAGCAAAGTCAATACGCATAATTTGGCTCAAGTGTTACAATTTTGCTGAGCCAGCAAGCTCAAGAAATTTCGGCTCCTTGAGCTAACAAACTCAAAGCAGAATGCAAAACCTTGGCTCCTAGAGCCAGAAGAggtctgagcttaatttgagcatttattgGTGGGCTGGAATTGGCTCCAGCTTTCTTCGCTCTCGAGCTTTAAGAGCTTAGATGCTCAGCCGCTTGAGCAAGAgcatttcaatatttaaagaGTGTTTGGCTCTTAAGTAAAAGGACCACTTACCCCGGATGCACGGCATCGACATCGTTTTCCTTGCATACACGAATCACTTCTGGAATGCTGAGATAGGCTTCGACCGGGGCCAAGCCTTTGCCCACGAGGTACGATTCGTCGGCCTTCTGGCGATGCATGTGCATTTTGTCCTGTTCCGAATACACGGCCACGGACCGGATGCCCAGCTCGTTACATGCCCGGAAGACACGGATGGCGATCTCGCCACGATTCGCAACCAGTACGGATCGGATGGGTTTGTATTCTACCTGTTGATTGGGAATTAATGGTTATTTCTATGTCTTCTTTGGAAGTTTGATGTTCAACACCATACCTGAGTTGAGTAAGCATTTTTGGCGAGTGACCAAACTCTGACGCGTGGAAATCTCTTGAAAGACTTCAAGGCAATTTGAGCACCGCACATAGACATTCTGGTGGCGGTGTACTTAAGTAGCTAGATAATCGATTCCCTTAATACTTCAAACGCCACCAAGCGCCAGTTTAAGGTTAGTGACTTACGTTCGGTCTAGGTACTAAGTAGTAAAATACACACTAGAGCTACCTATATAAGTatctatttaaataaaaagcaacaaaattgACACTGG containing:
- the LOC129760318 gene encoding pyruvate carboxylase, mitochondrial-like; this encodes MSMCGAQIALKSFKRFPRVRVWSLAKNAYSTQVEYKPIRSVLVANRGEIAIRVFRACNELGIRSVAVYSEQDKMHMHRQKADESYLVGKGLAPVEAYLSIPEVIRVCKENDVDAVHPG